A genomic window from Dermacentor silvarum isolate Dsil-2018 chromosome 9, BIME_Dsil_1.4, whole genome shotgun sequence includes:
- the LOC119463729 gene encoding estradiol 17-beta-dehydrogenase 2-like, translating to MRTSWTLFFALLFLLWSLWNYLTPLREISVIIGSVWVALWVSYKLSGLVSTAFVSEVCGEGKAVLITGCDTGFGHRLAKRLSRKGFMVFAGCLSSKSDGAAELKLLPNINVLQLDVTDQKQIDDALDAVKEQLDIRGTPT from the exons ATGAGGACGTCGTGGACACTGTTCTTTGCGCTCCTGTTTCTGTTGTGGAGCCTGTGGAACTATTTGACACCGCTGCGGGAGATATCGGTGATCATTGGATCCGTGTGGGTTGCACTGTGGGTCTCCTACAAACTGTCCGGTCTCGTCTCGACTGCTTTTGTGAGCGAGGTGTGCGGAGAGGGCAAGGCTGTGCTCATTACCG GCTGCGACACAGGTTTTGGCCACAGGCTTGCGAAGCGACTATCCCGTAAAGGTTTCATGGTGTTCGCCGGCTGCCTGAGCTCGAAAAGTGACGGAGCGGCGGAACTTAAGCTCCTCCCCAACATAAACGTCTTGCAGCTCGACGTCACAGATCAAAAGCaaatcgacgacgccctggacGCTGTGAAGGAACAGCTGGACATCAGAG GTACACCAACGTAA